A region of Plasmodium falciparum 3D7 genome assembly, chromosome: 12 DNA encodes the following proteins:
- a CDS encoding myosin J, putative — MAFLQFKSNETLYFSNISNAKDEQSKVLSTSHPNDDQHKILKKPREGGDIYSDVYVWYFLKNVYKKMEICSFNKMDNTYTLRRKGITYENVPADKTKPYLKDLDEIDSENNIDIIQLNEENVLQNIKNRYKKNKIYTFHASLLLVVNPYKEIKGLYDIYQMNIYLKKLTNDHMSNEQHMKAHIYDISNMAYKNMIQKKKRQTIVVSGHSGSGKTENCKFLFKYFHYIFFHKNGGTHNDNNNDNNNNNDDNNNDNNNNDDNNNDNNNNNNNIYSVNNNIYNNLCTNIYTSLKGEPDNNVEKQNYFGLLGSYRKVRDTTNDDVKDMNGRDKIYNDSLHNERIDKLIYINNIIESMSNARTIKNNNSSRCGRINDLIFEERENTQKGESNNMFNYCFNNIKIVILLLEINRCIRHNKGERNFHIFYQVLYGLSDKQLYERNLVRNIHHYHILNCDKENDKDKYSNDMSIDNINNDFDELEKSKDEKNFKLLLDGLTYIKYDSFIINQFFDVIGGILHLGQIIEENIKKDNYNDKLINTRNNDKNMLSYNTCNDKTNHMYSDSYKYCSECLSINLEDLQNIIKYKNINVSSETIRTHRNKENMTSTIYTIIKIIYKNFFNKIIRDINIAHLNEKEKEEIMNEHIYMYNHNIISIFDIYGFEELSFNDFDQLCINLANEKLNNYYINNEIEKEKIIYQDENIFCNNIEVPNYKDTLIFIDKILSNLDDITKLHNSGYKKSDDHFFNYLLNNEKMIYLEKKNVYGFISNKDQAHTNKKQNIKKNQFFINHYAGPITYTINNWIYKNSDKIELDIENLIKNSKNYFLNENEHNKVQGISNDTNHQQENNMSNMHAVTQEKNNYINLKKDHMSDYVEKKMDTEEKICNMDNMMIGKTGEFVFLNEQENIWGDRCVPIIQGDEKKKEIRRNVDNKICNDTNSVYLDDKNVDLSHYDNRKKSLEISKTLLNINLEGTKLSINKGKNTNDDYIGNNNNNNNKKNSRNVLSVSKKYMKELDNLFSHLNETDMYYIRCILPNDKMKKNYFKRSLVYEQLKQCGSNEMIKILNSGLSHKIKKNEILTNLSKEIQKELLYCNNNDKIYYFMCFFDEKKRFQIGSNNYVFMKSNTYTQINYYISQKYNRDEGDHNKDDEIFMDINKKRDILSSLRKMRFQRCVTVIKIYNWMNTYFKMYIEKKKKMKNMACEYIYKIYLIYKTMMNVKKSFSYNIRKLNKCFTIKGYKFAYNKIKAVKRRGSFKTNQQNQYENKKEDEKKKKHVSIGDIHMKEVNIIVDKIENEKILMNDQRGGEKKKAHVTCDDIYYDSNNNNNNNNNNDDDNYPSNVAKTPLEHVEPEIFVGTPDNYHYIYNNIDWVVAYVDRCIHFYNLIYTYRKVHNKYVLDYEKIEIKKLDDSLDNEENISNEKDNAEYNTNGDMISSRAGDNICSYDSVHSKKKGCTLKIKHWEEEDHNGNNNNNNNNNNNNGNNHNDGNNHNDGNNHNDGNNRNGGNNRNDDNNHNSGNNHNNGNNDKHNNGNNDKHNFVNNKMLSLLQRKYYCTNQHALYKNMFVVIDEDLDIIVFTYPNLKTIRRFLKKKIKSLKIQSDEKNVPTTYLPKLYKTSRYEHPLQNKDKTINKIDNVHDNTYNGKEEHINEYKEKNNFIIKKNKSYVDDFHTSTFDIFSDENLNLFMHTYKNIYVLNNMENIITCNEKNKKINYEYKQNESQDDDVFMLVENMKRGSSNKKHIEKNYKCISKKEKKNNFYSLLKVIEKTDYIFNDLYLNPTYKILRICFLPSSIHYVVYLAYVLINNNHYLFVTIVNYLSKPVYKYMVHILINNIVQNEEFSQFFMKSYDQICSGHLMRKEELLASQEKNKNKDESIIINAQQKKEKKYVMCKDILNKYLSTLKIAIINNRHIILYGSCLLSLIEIKNYNLNSSHNPYVKEYEYKYLKLIFNLYCFEHFSNVYDTYVNKLSYDLKHHLVKNDLFKKERKNSHLFYLNKSGENCDPNGDISKGKDRYIQKKEQVNENMDIYNNNNNNSNRMYTYEESINKYKMNKNDTEEEYTFYIFSLFNDIYMLTNGKYKKMSSIEKMNDTNKGDDNRSLDVLFNYNEWKIIKLKNDSLDERMKICTFQGVMNMNINYYYNKNYYKSNISLNPCIQSTIQRYNIFNEEKRKGGVIQMNYQGSIYPDVYILRELKYGEQGQKKKQAYYYNFKDEQLLTLYDEGDCDTIDISDKAKQSYNILSCTPLNHLDTILLLMKDIDENNSYAFEVMNIVNKKKKILPITE; from the exons ATGGCTTTTCTACAATTTAAGAGCAATGAAACGTTATATTTTTCCAACATATCAAATGCTAAAGATGAACAATCAAAAGTATTGAGCACTTCTCATCCAAACGATGACCAACATAAGATTTTGAAAAAACCTAGAGAAGGAGGAGATATATATTCTGATGTTTATGTATGGTACTTTCTCAAAAatgtatacaaaaaaatggaaatttgttcttttaataaaatggatAATACCTATACTTTAAGaa GAAAAGGGATAACATATGAGAATGTGCCTGCTGATAAAACAAAACCATACTTAAAAGATTTAGATGAAATAGATAGCGAAAACAATATAGATATTATACAGTTAAATGAAGAGAAtgtattacaaaatataaaaaacagatataagaaaaacaaaatatatactttcCATGCTTCTCTTTTATTAGTTGTTAATCCATATAAAGAGATAAAAGGGTTGtatgatatatatcaaatgaatatatatttaaaaaaactgACAAATGATCATATGTCTAATGAACAACATATGAAAGctcatatatatgatattagtAATATggcttataaaaatatgatccAGAAAAAAAAGAGGCAAACAATAGTTGTATCAGGACATAGTGGTAGTGGTAAAACGGAAAATTGTAAATTTCTGTTTAAGTATttccattatatattttttcataaaaatggAGGAACacataatgataacaataatgataataataataataatgatgacaataataatgataataataataatgatgacaataataatgataataataacaataataacaatatttatagtgtgaataacaatatatataataatttatgtacAAATATTTACACATCATTGAAAGGAGAACCAGATAATAATGTTGAgaaacaaaattattttggACTTTTAGGAAGTTATAGGAAGGTTAGGGATACTACAAATGATGATGTAAAAGATATGAATGGTAGGGACAAAATTTATAATGATAGTTTACATAATGAAAGAATTGATAAACTGATTTAtatcaataatattatagaatCGATGAGTAACGCTAGAActataaagaataataatagtagtagatGTGGACGAATAAATGATTTAATTTTTGAAGAAAGAGAGAATACACAAAAGGGTGAATcgaataatatgtttaattattgttttaataatataaaaattgtaattcttttattaGAAATTAATAGATGTATTCGTCATAATAAAGGAGAACGTAATTTCCATATATTCTATCAGGTGTTGTATGGATTAAGCGATAAGCAATTATATGAGAGGAATTTAGTAAGGAAcattcatcattatcatatattaaattgtgataaagaaaatgataaagataaatatagTAATGATATGTCTATAGATAATATCAATAATGATTTTGATGAATTAGAAAAAtcaaaagatgaaaaaaattttaaattgttATTAGATggattaacatatataaaatatgattcttttataattaatcaATTTTTTGATGTAATAGGTGGTATTTTACATCTAGGTCAAATAATAGaagagaatataaaaaaagataattataatgataagtTGATAAATACAAGAAATAATGACAAAAATATGTTGAGCTATAATACATGTAATGATAAAACTAATCATATGTATAGTGATagttataaatattgttCTGAATGTTTGAGTATCAATTTAGAGGATCTTCAaaacattataaaatataaaaatattaatgtttCTTCAGAAACCATTAGAACCCATAGGAACAAAGAAAATATGACATCTACGATATATacgataataaaaataatatataaaaacttttttaataaaataataagggatataaatatagcacatttaaatgaaaaagaaaaagaagaaataatgaatgaacatatttatatgtataatcataatatcaTATCCATATTTGACATATATGGATTTGAAGAATTATCTTTTAATGATTTTGATCAATTATGTATTAACTTagcaaatgaaaaattaaataattattatattaacaatgaaatagaaaaagagaaaataatatatcaggatgaaaatatattttgtaataatattgaagTACCTAATTATAAAGAcactttaatttttatagatAAGATATTATCAAATCTTGATGACATCACCAAATTACATAATAgtggatataaaaaaagtgatGACcacttttttaattatttgttgaataatgaaaagatgatatatttagaaaaaaaaaatgtgtatgGTTTTATAAGTAATAAAGACCAAGCACATactaataaaaaacaaaacataaagaaaaatcaattttttataaatcatTATGCAGGACCTATTACTTATACCATTAATAAttggatatataaaaatagtgATAAAATAGAATTAGACATAGAAAATTTGATAAAGAATTccaaaaattattttctgaATGAAAATGAGCACAACAAGGTTCAGGGTATTAGTAATGATACGAATCATCAGcaggaaaataatatgtcCAACATGCATGCTGTTACACAagagaaaaataattatataaatttgaaaAAAGATCATATGAGTGACTATGTGGAGAAAAAGATGGATACGGAAGAGAAGATAtgtaatatggataatatgaTGATAGGGAAAACAGGagaatttgtttttttgaaTGAGCAAGAGAATATATGGGGTGATAGGTGTGTACCTATAATACAAGgggatgaaaaaaaaaaagagattaGAAGAAATgtagataataaaatatgtaatgaTACAAATAGTGTATATttagatgataaaaatgttgATTTGTCACATTATGATAATAGAAAAAAGAGTTTGGAAATTTCCAAaactttattaaatataaatttggaAGGAACAAAATTAAGTATAAACAAAGGgaaaaatacaaatgatgattatattggtaataataataataataataataaaaagaattcaAGGAATGTATTAAGTGTAAGTAAAAAGTACATGAAAGAATTAGATAATCTGTTCAGTCATTTGAATGAAACagatatgtattatattagaTGTATATTACCAAAtgacaaaatgaaaaaaaattatttcaaaAGATCTCTTGTATATGAACAATTAAAACAATGTGGATCTAatgaaatgataaaaatattgaataGTGGTTTATctcataaaattaaaaaaaatgaaatattaacaAACCTCTCGaaagaaatacaaaaagaattactatattgtaataacaatgataaaatatattattttatgtgtTTCTTTGACGAAAAAAAACGTTTTCAGATAGGTAGTAATAACTATGTTTTTATGAAATCTAATACATATACacaaattaattattatatatctcAAAAGTATAATAGAGACGAGGGTGATCATAACAAGGATGATGAGATCTTTATggatataaacaaaaaaagagaCATATTAAGTTCTTTGAGAAAGATGCGTTTTCAGCGATGTGTTAcggtaataaaaatatataattggatgaatacatattttaaaatgtatatagaaaagaaaaaaaaaatgaaaaacatggcatgtgaatatatatataaaatatatttgatttataAAACGATGATGAATGTTAAGAAGTCTTtctcatataatataagaaaattaaaCAAATGTTTTACCATCAAGGGTTACAAGTTTGCATATAACAAGATAAAAGCTGTAAAAAGGAGAGGATCCTTCAAAACGAATCAACAAAAtcaatatgaaaataaaaaggaggatgaaaaaaaaaaaaaacacgtCTCGATAGGAGATATTCATATGAAAGAAGTGAATATTATTGTTGATAAgatagaaaatgaaaaaattttaatgaatGATCAAAGAGggggagaaaaaaaaaaagctcaTGTTACATGTGacgatatatattatgatagtaataataataataataataataataataatgatgatgataattatcCATCAAATGTGGCGAAAACACCTTTAGAACATGTCGAGCCAGAAATATTTGTAGGCACTCCGGATAactatcattatatatataataatatagactGGGTAGTAGCATATGTCGACAGATGTATACATTtctataatttaatttatacatatagaaAGGTACATAACAAGTATGTTTTggattatgaaaaaattgaaataaaaaaattggatGATAGTTTAGATAATGAGGAAAATATCTCGaatgaaaaagataatgcagaatataatacaaatggtGATATGATAAGTAGCAGGGCAggtgataatatatgttcTTATGATAGTGTCCAcagtaaaaaaaaaggatgtaCTTTGAAAATAAAACACTGGGAAGAGGAAGATCacaatggtaataataataataataataataataataataataatggtaatAACCATAATGATGGTAATAACCATAATGATGGTAATAACCATAATGATGGTAACAATCGTAATGGTGGTAACAATCgtaatgatgataacaaCCATAATAGTGGTAACAACCACAATAATGGTAACAATGATAAGCACAATAATGGTAACAATGATAAGCACAATTTTGTTAATAACAAAATGTTATCTTTGCTACAACGAAAATATTATTGTACGAATCAACATgctttatataaaaacatgtTTGTAGTAATCGATGAAGATTTAGATATCATCGTATTCACTTATCCAAATTTAAAAACAATCAGAAGGTTtcttaagaaaaaaatcaaatCCTTAAAAATTCAAAgcgatgaaaaaaatgtaccCACTACCTATTTACCTAAGTTATATAAAACTAGTAGATATGAACATCcattacaaaataaagataagACGATTAACAAAATTGACAACGTGCATGATAATACCTATAATGGGAAGGAAGAACACATAAATGaatacaaagaaaaaaataattttattattaagaaaaacaaaagtTATGTAGATGACTTCCACACCTCTACCTTTGACATATTCAGTgatgaaaatttaaatttatttatgcatacctataaaaatatttacgtATTGAATAATATGgagaatattattacatgcaatgaaaagaataagaaaataaattatgagtataaacaaaatgaatcACAAGATGATGATGTATTTATGTTAGTTGAAAACATGAAAAGGGGCtcatcaaataaaaaacatattgaaaaaaattacaaatgtataagtaaaaaagaaaaaaaaaacaatttttaCAGTTTATTAAAAGTAATAGAAAAAAcagattatatatttaatgatcTTTATTTAAACCcaacatataaaattttaaggATATGTTTTTTACCAAGTAGTATTCATTATGTTGTATATTTAGCATATGTcctaataaataataatcactACTTATTTGTAACTATAGTAAATTATTTAAGTAAACCagtatacaaatatatggTACATATACTTATAAATAACATAGTACAAAATGAAGAGTTTTCGcaattttttatgaaaagtTATGACCAAATTTGTTCAGGCCATTTAATGCGAAAGGAAGAACTTTTGGCTAGccaggaaaaaaataaaaataaagacgaatcaataataataaatgcacaacaaaagaaagaaaaaaaatatgttatgtgtaaagatatattaaataaatacttAAGTACATTAAAAATAGCCATAATTAATAATCGTCATATAATACTCTATGGATCTTGTTTATTAAGtttaatagaaataaaaaattataatttaaatagcTCACATAATCCTTATGTTAaagaatatgaatataaatatttaaaacttatatttaatttatactGTTTTGAACATTTCAGTAATGTTTATGATACCTATGTCAACAAATTATCCTATGACCTAAAGCATCATCTGgtaaaaaatgatttatttaaaaaggaGAGAAAAAATAGCCATTTGTTTTACCTGAACAAGTCAGGCGAAAATTGTGATCCAAATGGAGATATATCAAAAGGAAAAGAtagatatatacaaaaaaaagaacaagtgaatgaaaatatggacatatataataataataataataatagtaataggaTGTATACATATGAAGAGAGCATAAATAAGtacaaaatgaataaaaacgATACGGAGGaagaatatacattttatattttttctttgtttaacgatatatatatgttgacaAATggtaaatataagaaaatgaGCAGCatagaaaaaatgaatgacACAAATAAGGGTGATGACAACAGGTCGTTGGATGTTCtctttaattataatgaatggaaaataataaaattaaaaaatgatagttTGGATGAGCGTATGAAAATTTGTACATTTCAAGGGGTTATGAAcatgaatataaattattattataataagaattattacaagagtaatatatctttaaatCCATGCATACAATCAACTATTCAaaggtataatatatttaatgaggAGAAAAGGAAGGGTGGTGTTATTCAAATGAATTACCAAGGGTCTATATATCCtgatgtgtatatattaaggGAGCTAAAATATGGAGAACAAggacaaaagaaaaaacaagcATATTATTACAACTTTAAGGATGAGCAATTGCTTACATTGTATGACGAAGGGGATTGTGACACGATCGATATAAGTGAcaa AGCAAAACAATCGTACAACATCTTATCGTGTACCCCATTAAATCACTTAGAcaccatattattattaatg aaaGATATAGATGAGAATAATTCCTATGCTTTCGAAGTGATGAACATCgtcaacaaaaaaaaaaaaattcttccCATCACGGAGTGA